One window of Prosthecodimorpha staleyi genomic DNA carries:
- a CDS encoding cobalamin biosynthesis protein encodes MSGRGARLAIGIGCRSGVQGPAAAALIERALAAARALPEASGFAAGAAVFTAVEKRAETGLVEAAARLGLALVFLPRNALEAVSDGAVTRSERVVQLFGVPSIAETAALAGAGPGARLIVPRMASDGITCAVAVADGRGR; translated from the coding sequence ATGAGCGGACGCGGGGCGAGGCTGGCGATCGGCATCGGCTGCCGGAGCGGGGTCCAGGGACCGGCCGCGGCAGCGCTGATCGAGCGGGCGCTGGCGGCAGCGCGCGCGCTTCCCGAAGCGTCCGGCTTCGCGGCCGGCGCGGCGGTGTTCACGGCGGTGGAGAAGCGGGCCGAGACCGGTCTGGTCGAGGCGGCCGCGCGGCTCGGCCTGGCGCTGGTCTTCCTGCCGCGCAATGCGCTCGAAGCCGTCTCGGACGGCGCCGTGACCCGGTCGGAACGCGTCGTGCAGCTGTTCGGCGTGCCCTCGATCGCCGAGACTGCCGCGCTCGCCGGCGCCGGCCCGGGCGCGCGGCTTATCGTGCCGCGCATGGCCTCGGACGGGATCACCTGCGCGGTCGCGGTGGCGGACGGGAGGGGCAGATGA
- the cobM gene encoding precorrin-4 C(11)-methyltransferase, protein MTVHFIGAGPGAPDLITLRGRDLIAASPVCLYAGSLVPAALLGHCPPGARIVDTAPLSLDEIEAEFVRAAAAGQDVARLHSGDLSVWSALGEQIRRLDRLGVAYTVTPGVPAFAAAAAALKRELTLPEIGQSLVLTRTPGRASSMPPGETLAGFAATGATLAVHLSIHALAEVVENLLPHYGPDCPVAIVYRASWPDERILEGTLATIAAAVAADPIERTALILVGRVLDAGQFRESALYDPGYQRRYRGRGGPGEG, encoded by the coding sequence ATGACGGTGCACTTCATCGGTGCCGGGCCAGGCGCCCCGGACCTGATCACCCTGCGCGGCCGCGACCTGATCGCCGCCTCGCCGGTCTGCCTCTATGCCGGCTCGCTGGTGCCGGCGGCCCTGCTCGGCCATTGCCCGCCCGGCGCCCGCATCGTCGATACCGCGCCCCTGTCGCTCGACGAGATCGAGGCGGAATTCGTCCGCGCCGCCGCGGCCGGCCAGGATGTCGCGCGGCTGCATTCCGGCGACCTGTCGGTCTGGAGCGCGCTCGGCGAGCAGATCCGCCGGCTCGACCGGCTCGGCGTCGCCTATACGGTGACGCCCGGCGTGCCGGCCTTCGCGGCCGCCGCCGCCGCGCTGAAGCGCGAACTGACGCTGCCGGAGATCGGCCAGTCGCTGGTGCTGACCCGCACGCCCGGCCGCGCCTCCTCGATGCCGCCCGGCGAGACGCTGGCCGGCTTCGCCGCCACCGGGGCGACGCTGGCGGTGCATCTCTCGATCCACGCGCTCGCCGAGGTGGTCGAGAACCTGTTGCCGCATTACGGGCCCGACTGCCCGGTGGCGATCGTCTACCGCGCCTCCTGGCCGGACGAGCGCATCCTCGAAGGCACGCTCGCCACCATCGCCGCAGCCGTCGCCGCCGACCCGATCGAGCGCACCGCGCTGATCCTGGTCGGCCGCGTGCTCGACGCGGGCCAGTTCCGCGAGAGCGCCCTCTACGACCCGGGCTACCAGCGCCGCTACCGCGGCCGCGGCGGGCCGGGCGAGGGGTGA
- a CDS encoding vWA domain-containing protein, whose amino-acid sequence MANKSLFASYLGKLIPKANAKNRHGAPAYELSPRHRLAQLAATGTLNATFYADAQEQLDAILALAREVDATFIAKTAVYARRKGAMKDMPALLVALLSTMATDLFAPAFVRTIDNGRMLRTFVQIMRSGAVGRKSLGTRPKRMVQAWLEQASEVELMRAAVGADPSLADVVKMVHPRPADAGRRAFYAWLIGKPYDVAALPPLVAAFEAFKRDPSLEVPEVPFQMLTSLPLTAAHWAAIAERGGWQMLRMNIATFARHGVFERPGMVERIARRLADPAEIRRARALPYQLMAAHAMVAGTAPEPIVAALQDALEIAIANVPKVKGRVVVCPDVSGSMSSPVTGYRRGSTTAVRCVDVAALVAAAFLRANPDTEVLPFEVDVIKLRLDPRDTVTTNAAKLAAIGGGGTNCSAPLELLVKRHAKVDLVVLVSDNESWVDAAEARGSTAVMQAWTRLKSYNKDAKLVCIDLQPNATTQAVERPDILNVGGFSDAVFETIGAFMEGRSAADHWVREIEATKL is encoded by the coding sequence ATGGCCAACAAGTCCCTGTTCGCATCTTATCTCGGGAAGCTGATCCCGAAGGCGAATGCCAAAAATCGGCACGGGGCGCCGGCCTATGAGCTGTCGCCGCGCCACCGCCTCGCCCAGCTCGCCGCCACCGGCACGCTGAACGCGACCTTCTATGCGGATGCCCAGGAGCAGCTCGACGCGATCCTGGCGCTGGCCCGCGAGGTCGACGCGACCTTCATCGCCAAGACGGCGGTCTATGCCCGCCGCAAGGGGGCGATGAAGGACATGCCGGCGCTCCTGGTCGCGCTCCTGTCGACGATGGCGACCGACCTGTTCGCGCCGGCCTTCGTCCGCACGATCGACAACGGCCGCATGCTGCGCACCTTCGTGCAGATCATGCGCTCCGGGGCGGTCGGTCGGAAGTCGCTCGGCACGCGGCCGAAGCGGATGGTCCAGGCCTGGCTCGAACAGGCCTCCGAGGTCGAGTTGATGCGTGCCGCGGTCGGTGCCGATCCGTCGCTCGCCGACGTGGTCAAGATGGTGCATCCCCGCCCGGCCGATGCCGGACGGCGCGCCTTCTACGCCTGGCTGATCGGCAAGCCCTACGACGTGGCGGCCCTGCCGCCGCTCGTCGCCGCCTTCGAGGCCTTCAAGCGCGATCCCTCGCTCGAGGTCCCGGAGGTGCCGTTCCAGATGCTGACCTCGCTGCCGCTGACCGCGGCGCATTGGGCGGCGATCGCGGAGCGCGGGGGCTGGCAGATGCTGCGCATGAACATCGCCACCTTCGCGCGCCACGGCGTGTTCGAACGGCCCGGCATGGTCGAGCGGATCGCCCGCCGGCTGGCCGACCCGGCCGAAATCCGCCGGGCGCGGGCGCTGCCCTACCAGCTCATGGCGGCGCACGCCATGGTGGCCGGAACGGCGCCGGAGCCGATCGTGGCGGCGCTGCAGGACGCGCTGGAGATCGCCATCGCCAACGTGCCCAAGGTCAAGGGGCGCGTGGTCGTCTGCCCGGACGTGTCCGGGTCGATGTCCTCGCCGGTGACCGGCTATCGCCGCGGCTCGACCACGGCGGTGCGCTGCGTCGACGTGGCGGCGCTGGTGGCGGCGGCCTTCCTGCGCGCCAACCCGGACACGGAGGTGCTGCCGTTCGAGGTCGACGTGATCAAGCTCCGGCTCGATCCGCGCGACACGGTGACCACCAACGCGGCCAAGCTGGCGGCGATCGGCGGCGGCGGGACGAACTGCTCGGCCCCGCTCGAACTGCTCGTCAAGCGGCATGCCAAGGTCGATCTGGTGGTGCTCGTCTCGGACAACGAGTCCTGGGTCGACGCCGCTGAGGCGCGGGGCTCGACGGCGGTGATGCAGGCCTGGACCCGGCTCAAGTCCTACAACAAGGACGCCAAGCTGGTGTGCATCGACCTGCAGCCCAACGCCACGACCCAGGCGGTCGAGCGGCCGGACATCCTCAATGTCGGGGGCTTCTCCGACGCGGTGTTCGAGACGATCGGCGCCTTCATGGAGGGCCGTTCCGCCGCCGACCACTGGGTCCGCGAGATCGAGGCGACCAAGCTCTGA
- a CDS encoding HNH endonuclease: MGFGVFIHRTDSIYDDSPAERYQFPPQYLGRVEACVANWIVYYEPSKVADTRGYFAIAKVERVVPDPITRGMFLALIEPGSYLDFASSVPFRDGEDLVEHGLLNEDGKISGRAQWAVRPLSPNDFDRILARGLDVSEPLLPRTDADRPQDGFGEDQAPFAFEESRERVSFLSSRIVRDRVFRSVVLRAYNERCAISGLKLINGGGRAEVAAAHIKPVQAGGPDIVGNGLALSGTAHWMFDRGLISLADDLEVLVSRQANDPDSVRAFVNRSGRAIVPQRAFERPHPHFLRWHREHCFKQ; the protein is encoded by the coding sequence ATGGGATTCGGCGTCTTTATCCACCGTACCGACTCGATCTACGACGACAGTCCGGCTGAGCGTTACCAGTTCCCGCCTCAGTATCTGGGGCGGGTGGAAGCCTGTGTGGCTAACTGGATCGTCTATTATGAGCCAAGCAAAGTGGCGGACACACGCGGCTATTTCGCCATCGCCAAGGTCGAGCGCGTGGTGCCAGATCCAATCACACGCGGTATGTTTCTGGCACTGATTGAACCGGGCAGCTATCTCGACTTCGCAAGTTCGGTGCCCTTCAGGGATGGCGAGGATCTCGTCGAGCACGGGCTTTTGAATGAGGACGGGAAAATTTCAGGGCGCGCTCAGTGGGCGGTCCGCCCATTGTCGCCTAACGATTTCGATCGGATTCTCGCGCGTGGCCTGGACGTTTCCGAACCGCTGCTGCCAAGGACCGACGCGGACCGGCCGCAGGACGGTTTCGGCGAAGATCAGGCGCCTTTCGCTTTCGAGGAAAGCCGCGAGCGCGTCAGTTTCCTGTCGTCGCGGATCGTTCGGGATCGCGTCTTCCGAAGCGTGGTTCTGCGTGCTTATAACGAGCGATGTGCGATCAGCGGCCTGAAATTGATTAATGGGGGCGGACGGGCGGAAGTGGCCGCAGCGCATATCAAGCCTGTTCAGGCAGGCGGTCCCGATATCGTCGGTAACGGCCTTGCGCTTTCAGGCACTGCCCATTGGATGTTTGATCGTGGCCTAATCAGCTTGGCGGATGATCTGGAAGTCTTGGTATCCCGACAGGCCAACGACCCGGATAGCGTGCGCGCTTTCGTCAACCGAAGTGGTCGCGCCATCGTACCGCAGCGAGCATTCGAACGCCCGCATCCACATTTCCTTAGATGGCATCGCGAACACTGTTTCAAGCAGTGA
- a CDS encoding IclR family transcriptional regulator — MTTEADDASGKVAGGTSTLDLALRVLDFLVGESRPQALAQIAAALGASKSTVYRHLVTLGRHGLVRQDPETDRYEPAVKLVMWGEAVRSRFDVMTAARDVMVRLRDETAQAVTLCGRMDDGGVVVLELIQGRTVIEFGTRPGTRLDYHASAHGRVWLAFGAAAQREAALAGPLRQWTTHTITDPAALRREIEAIRARGWATAPDEIVIAVNALAAPVFDHRGEQVGSLAIAGPTQFIPSPPTEAQIRAVLAAAQDISRQLGWSAKP, encoded by the coding sequence ATGACGACCGAGGCGGACGACGCGTCGGGCAAGGTTGCGGGGGGGACCAGCACGCTGGATCTCGCGCTGCGGGTGCTCGACTTTCTGGTCGGCGAGAGCCGGCCCCAGGCGCTCGCGCAGATCGCGGCGGCGCTCGGGGCGTCGAAGTCGACCGTCTATCGCCATCTGGTCACGCTCGGCCGACACGGGCTGGTGCGCCAGGACCCGGAAACCGATCGCTACGAACCCGCCGTCAAGCTCGTCATGTGGGGCGAGGCCGTGCGGTCGCGCTTCGACGTGATGACGGCGGCGCGCGACGTGATGGTGCGCCTGCGCGACGAGACCGCCCAGGCGGTGACGCTGTGCGGGCGCATGGACGACGGCGGCGTGGTGGTGTTGGAACTGATCCAGGGCCGCACCGTCATCGAGTTCGGCACCCGGCCGGGCACCCGGCTCGACTATCACGCCTCCGCGCATGGCCGCGTCTGGCTCGCATTCGGGGCGGCCGCGCAGCGCGAGGCGGCGCTCGCCGGCCCGCTGCGCCAGTGGACCACGCACACAATCACGGATCCGGCCGCGCTCCGGCGCGAGATCGAGGCCATCCGGGCGCGCGGCTGGGCCACCGCGCCCGACGAGATCGTCATCGCCGTCAACGCCCTCGCCGCGCCGGTCTTCGACCATCGCGGCGAGCAGGTCGGCTCGCTCGCCATTGCCGGGCCGACGCAGTTCATCCCCTCACCCCCCACCGAGGCCCAGATCCGGGCCGTCCTCGCCGCCGCGCAGGACATTTCCCGGCAACTGGGCTGGAGCGCGAAGCCATGA